gctaggttgcttcagtggtgcctggctctttgtgaccccatggactgtagcccgccaggctcctctgttcagggggattctctaggcaagaatactggagtgagttgccatgctctcctccaggggatcttcctgacccagggatcgaacccatgactctgctgtctcctgcgctggcaggtgggttctttatcacttgcaccacctgggaagcaccccccCCCACTCTAGTGCCTGCTCCTAAATTTCAGTCAataaaaatgttgtttttttCCAGAAGGCAAGGTTTAATAACAGTAACTTCCTTTGCCTGTAACGTGTACAGTTCGCCAAGGCCCAGGGAGCAGTGGGCGATGAGAGGACTGCCCCTATCCTAGAGGGAGGACCAGGAGCCCAGTGTTTCCCACGGCTCCATCCTGAGGATGGACACAGTGCAGCCAGGGGTGAGGCCCTGCGGTTGGATGTCccacctgggttcaattctgcTTGTCTGTCCTTGACCGTGTACAGGGTGGGCCATGTTCTCAGTCTGAATGGACCACACAGGGCTGCCAGGAGTGGTCGGTAACATGGCTGTCTGTGAAATGCTTAGGAAAATGCTAGCACAGATCACTCAAGACATATTGCaattattattaatgaaaaatCTATGAGTCCTGTAAAGGAAATCATCTCTACAGAAGCCTATCTCAGGGTTAACAGGGCTTTTGGAGGTCACCAAACCCAGCTGCTGAGAAGACAGTGGAAGAATCACCTGAGAGGTTTTCGAAAGAACAGGTGCCCAGATCCAGCCACAGATGTAACGGAGTCACTCTGAGGCTGGACCCTGGGAATCTGCATTGTAACAAAGAACCCAGGCAACCTGATCATTAATCAACTTTGGAAACCACTGATCTAGGATTCCCTGCTACCATATGTGAGTCCTCTCATTTTTTAGAGAAAAGCACAGACCTCAACCTGACAAGTGATGAAACTGGGCGAGCACAGGAGAATGAAGGAACCTGCTGACCGTCATTAGTCCAGCCTGTAAGCTGGGGGTTGAATAACTTCCTCCTGGTGCCTTAAAAACAAACACGTTCTGGGCAGCCCCTGTGCTATGGGGCagctcccagatggctcagtggtaaagaatctgcctgccaacgcaggagacctgggtttcatccttgggttgggaagatcccctggagtaggaaatagcaaccccctccagaattcttgcctagagaatcccagagtcagagaagcctggtgggggtcacaaagagttggacacgactgagtgtgcacgcacatacacacacagatgagCTCTGAGACAGGCACCAGGCTATAGCAATGAGGAAGATTTTGTGCTGGTGGAGTGGTCATAAGGAAGGCGTTCTGGGCCAGGGGACTAACAAGCAAAGGCCAAGAGAGTCTACTGTGGTCAAGGTGGTCTGCAGGAGCATGGGGAGAGGCAGCAGCAGGGGACACGTGACCTGGGTGAGGACGAGTGGAGAAGGACTTACATGCCGAATCTAGGAGTCAGACTTCATTTTGAGGTCAGCAGGATTTCTTAATCTTAGGTACAGGTAGGGGTCTTATGTGACCTGCGATCCCACATCCTCCCCATCCCTGTCTGCAATGTTAGGTCCAATTTAGGTGTTTCTAGTATGTGAGCTTCTCCAGGGAGAAGGTCCACAACTTTCCTGAAAGTATCAAGAGTCCTGTGACCCAAATTCTGTCAAACACCCCTGCTCCTGTGAAGGGAGAACCATTGCAGGCTCGGAGCAGAGGTGAGGACTTGTCCATCCCCTGTGGCCCCAGAGCAGACGGGGCTCAAAGGTCAGGACCTGCACTTGGACCTGACACAGAGCTGCCCGACCTCCGGGGGCAGGTGGGGCCCTGCGCCGTCCCAGAGCCTCAGGCCGGAGGGAGGCAGAGTTCTCATCACATCCAGGGGCAGGCCCGCCCTAACCTGCCGTGTAGTTCAGTCTGCAAAGCCCATACCTTTCACTCCCCTTTAGCTCTCCTTCTTCTCCGCCTGCTTCCTCTTCTCAGCTTCCACCTTTTGCTGCTTTGCTTCCAATCGTTTCCTCTGGTAGACTTTGACTCCGGCAAACGCCAGGCAGAGGATTAGTGTTTTTGCCGCCAAGATATACAGCAGCAGGGGGAAGTGTTCAAGCaccttaaagaagaaagaaaactcgTGGAGCCGTTCGATCATGGATAAGGAATGTTCTTTCACGTCCCTTCACTCGGCACACGTCTCCTGTGCACCGTGTTAAGCACTGGGCACCAGGCTGGGTGGGGGCTCCCAGGTGCAGAGATGAGGGCCCGGTTCCAGGTTTCGGGCAGCCTGGTTTCAGGTGCCCTTCACCACCCCCTGGCTGCCGGCTTCACAGATGCCATGGCTGTGCTCTCTCACAACCTGACCATGCACTTTGCCCCTCACCCCCTGAGCCTGAGGCAGCGGCATGGTCTGCAGTGAGCAGCTGGAGCCGGGGGACTGGGCACAGCCCCGCTCGGGCCACTCACTGACCCGTGCACAGCACGTGCGGCCCGCATCGGTCACTTGACTTTCCCCAGCTTCTGCCTCTTCACCTGCAAAGGGAGGCTGGACCAAATCTTCCTTCTGAATCCCCACCCTTATGGGATACCATGATTGGCTCTTGGTTCCAGCTACGCGTTAGCACTGGTAtttgaaggtaaaataaatatacaagtaaaatacagtaaaactttactgtaaaataaagtaaaacttaaaatgttaaaGCTTAGCTACTTAATTCACTGTTCCTGTAATTCTTTTGTTGGAGGGAAGTTTTAACCCACTGGCTAAGATGAGATCTGGGAATAACCAGGGGATTGGAATCACTCTCTGTGCATGAGCAGGCTTTATTATGAAATTCTATATATCACAAGTATCTCAAGGCAAACAGTATACTAGTCTGGGAAACACGATTAGTAGAACCTGAATAATAAGTATGagctttttgtgtgtgattaAAAATTCCTTCCCAGATAAAGTGAAAAGCTATGCCTTCATTGAGAGATCATTATTCCGGAGGACCAAGTAGGATTTAGTCCAGTGAACTCCTTAGGTGAAATGCCAAGCATCACTTAACTATATGCAGCACTGGGACAAGGAGACTCTTCCATGGAGACTGCATTTGTCCCTCCCTCTGATGGTTTAACTAAAGCTGATCTGAAATGGGTAAATGAAAACTTCAGCTGAGAACAGTCTGCTCCCAGACGTGGAGGGCTGTGAAAGGATCTGAACAAGGACTTGGTCTACACCTTGTTCTACAAAGGAGGACAGTAAAGCTCAGGGCGGTGGTGAGCCCCCCGCGTCACAGAGCTAATTCAGGAGGAGCGAGAGTTGGAACCGAACACTCTGACTCCTACGTCAGCCGTCTTCCCACTGACTTTTGATTTCAATGAAGTGGAATTAACTGACATCAACAAATTATGTCCCAAGAACACTCTGAGTAACTAGATAATAGTTTTCAACCACAGAATCGGGTTAAACAGTAAAGAATAAGCATAACCTatatacttcatgggaaatagatggggaaacagtggaagtagtgtcagactttatttttctgggctccaaaatcactgcagatggtgactgcagccatgaaagtaaaggacgcttactccttggaaggaaagttatgaccaacctagatagcatattcaaaagcagagacattactttgccaacaaagatccatctagtcaaggctatggtttttccagtggttgtgtatggatgagagagttggactgtgaagaaagctgagcgctgaagaattgatgcttttgaactgtggtgttggagaaaactctcgagagtcccttggactgcaaggagatccaaccagtccattctgaaggagatcagccctgggatttctttggaaggaataatgttaacgctgaaactccagtactttggccacctcatgcgaagagttgactcattggaaaagactctgatgctgggagggattgggggcaggaggagaaggggacaacagaggatgagatggctggatggcatcactgactcgatggatgttgagtctgagtgaactccgggagttggtgatggacagggaggcctggcgtgctgcgattcatggggtcgcaaagagtcagacacaactgagcgactgaactgaactgatacacttcAGAAAGCTCACTTTGGCAAACAAGTATAAAAGACTAAAAAGGTTACAAAAGCAAAAACCTTCTACCCTGACGAATACAAGCTGTTTAGAACACTGACTTGGTGTCCAGGCCCTTCCTGCCTCAGACCTATGGCTAATCTCCCTGACTTCCCCCAACAACCCTCCAACCATCTAATTCATCTACTTTCTTGAAGGGTCACAGCTTAGAGGAGAGGCTTGGCTCTACAGTTATAAGCCagctaagaaagaaaagatgctaACTTTTACCTCCTTGGAGACAAAAGTCACCAGTGTGGAGATATAAACTTCATTTTACGTTCACTGGGACTTTCCCTGGCTGAGCCCTAgttagccctgctgctgctgctgctgctgagtcgcttcagtcatgtccgactctgtgcgaccccatagacggcagcccaccaggctccgccatctctgggattctccaggcaagaacactggagtgggttgccatttccttctccaatgcataaaagtgaaaagtgaaagggaagtcgctgacGCTGGCAAGTCACTCCCTCCCAATTCTCTCCATCCCTATGGATGAGCCCCTGGAGTCCTGTCATAATCAGACCCCTATTGCAGCCCACAGTTCATGCCTgagtgctgagtcgcttcagtcgtgtccaactcttttcgaccccatggactgtagcccgccaggctcctctggtcatgggattctccaggcaagaattctggagtgggctgccatgccctcctccaggagaattttccagacccagggatcgaacctgcatctcttgggtctcctgcacaggcagcaggttcttgaccactagcaccacccgggaaagCCCAGCCCAATGTTCTCCAAGATCTACACCCAAAACTAAGCTCTAGCAGTGACAGGATGTACATGGAAATCAGAAGCTAGAAACCCACTGAAATGGAAGCATGTCAACAAACAAACCCAGGGAAGTGGTTTTggtatttactttctttttaaaggctgtggGGAGGAGGCGGCAAGAGGCGGAAGTTTGGGACTGAGAGCGGGCAGTGCAGTGGGAGTCAAGGACACTACACAGGCTGAAGCGAAACTTTCAGGGCCACTGTTCCTGCAACTCTCAGGCAGGTGTGCtagacctttcagttcagttcagttcagttcagttgctcagccatgtctgactctttgcgaccccatgaaccacagcacgccaggcctccctgtccatcatcaactccgggagttcacccaaactcctgtccatcgttggtgatgccatccaaccatctcatcctctgttgtccccttctccccctgccctcaatctttcccagcatcagggtcttttccaatgagtcaactcttcacatcaggtggccaaaatattggggtttcagcttcagcatccatccttccaatgaatattcaggactgattccctttaggatggactggttggatctgcttgcagtccaagggactctcaagagtcttctccaacactacagttcaaaagcatcaattctttggctctcagttttctttatagtccaactctcacatccatacatgaccactggaaaaaccatagccttgactagacggaactttgttgacaaagtaatgtctctgcttttgaatatgctgtctacgttggtcataactttccttccaaggagtaagcgtcttttaatttcatggctgcaagtaccatctgcagtgattttggagcccagaaaaataaagtctgacactacttccactgtttccccatctatttgccataaagtgatgggaccagataccatgatcttagtttttagttGTGTGAAATCTCTTCTTTTGATTTCCCTTCTAACAAAACCCTCAGATTAACTCCCAAACCTTCAGGGAAGTGAATCAAGAAAACACAGTTGGGTGGTCTAGCTCTatatcagttttttaaataaacgCCAATACGCGTGTAATGAGAATgactgccttttaaaatttattcttggcCACgccctgcagcatatggaatcttagttccctgaccagcgatcaaaCTCCTGCCCGtggtgggagctcagagtcttaactaccggaccaccagcgaagtcccgcAAATGACTGACATTTTCAAAACCCCCAGTTGCTGAGGTACTAAGGCACTGGGTGCTTGCTGTCGCTGACTGCTGCTCATGGCCACAGGCTGATGGAGGTAGACAGGGAAGCACAGGATGTCTTGGGCGTCCCACAGTCCTTTATCtcctgcagggggcagggggtgtcACTGCAGTTTGGGCAGAAGGCCATTCCTTTCAGACACTACCTGGCAGGGCTCCCTGGTAGCCCTGGAGCTGTGTGTCTGCCCGAATGTCACGAAGGTACAGGCggtttttgtacagttttctatACAAAACTGTGTTCCTGACACAGGAAAGGACTTCTTCTGTGACAAGTCGGGTTGGCCTGGGCGGTCAAGTGCGTTGCTGTCGCTCCACAactaaaaagaaagctttctCTGTGCAGTGGCTCACCGGAATACATCAGCGCCACCCAGGAACTCGTTCACCCACAGGCCAACGCGCTCAAACTCCAGTAGGTGGGACCACAATTCATATTTTAACTTGCCGAGGTGGTTTTGAGACGTGCTCTGGCCTCGGAGCACCAAGCACACACGCTGGCCCTTGCTGACGCGGCCTCTGGTACCAGCTGCCGCCCCGTCACCAACTACTCGCTTCAGCCTCTGCCCATGCTACAAACCCTTCACTACGTCTCAGCACACGCTGAGCCCGGCCCCCATCACCCCGCATGCTTTAATCCCCGTCTTTCCTTCCTGGCCTTTCTATGGGCAGCTCTGGAACACCCCACACGTGCGACATGTGCGTTCCTACATCTCTAAGCCCTCAGAGAGTCTTCACTCCACCGCCTGAACCTTGGCCAGGCTCCTCCTGGAGAAGAGTCCCCAGAGCCCCACTGTGCGGCCCCCAGGCCCCacggggctggggaaggaggggatccgaagctgagtgccgaagaattgatgcttttgaactgtggtattggagaagactcttgagagtcccttggactgcaagcagatccaaccagtccatcctaaaggaaatcagtcctgaatattcattggaaggactgatgctgaagctgaaactccaatattttggccacctgatgtgaagaagtgactcattggaaaagaccctgatgctgggaaagattgaaggcaggagaaggggatgacagagggtgagaggttggatggcatcaccaactcagtggacatgagtttgagtaactccgggagttggtgatggacagggaggcctggcgtgctgcagttcatggggtcacaaagagttggacacgactgagcaactgaactgaactgtagtctCCTGACTCCCTGATCCTACTTTCAGATCTTTCCATTTCCTGTGATGAAAGCCAGTGGCTGTTCTGAATCAGAAAATGCTTATGataactgaaaaaatacatataatgagATCCTAAGTTTGGAGATATACacattacacatatatatatatgaaaaacatgGGTAGAAAATGCACCAAAATTGTTAATATTAATAGCAGCCATCTCTGGATAGTGAAAAGACATACGATTTTGACTTGATCTGATCCTTTTCAAAGCATCTATTTTCATGACTACCCTAGTAGCCACCCTGCACCTACCCCATGCCACTTCCTTAAAGGACATAATGtgacacccccccccccgcccctatAAGACCCACTGACTGTGGCCCACAGCCTTCTGCAGGCTTGCAGCTCACAGGACATTCTTTGGTTGCCCTCGAACTTCTACTTCCACCAGCTGTATTGAAGGTTTTACAGGGGTCAGCTGTGTTTATGCCAGTCAGTATATTTAAGTAGCACTTGATGTCATAATGGATAATCTATTTAAACACGGCACTCATGAAATATGACCACAGAAAAGAAAGGCTATTTCCATGAAAACTAAGGTGTCTGTTTTGAAAGACTCAAtttgaattaggaaaaaaaatgctgttggCAACACaaatgggaaagattaaggaAGAAGAGTGTAAAAATCAGGAAGGATTTTGCATGTCGATTGCTTCTTAAGAtctttttcatccattttgaaGAAACCAAAATGTGAGATTATAGGTGAAACTTCAAAGGGGTGGTTTTTGCAAGCAAGGTGAGGCACGTCTGAGGGAAGTCATTGTCCTCCCAAAGAAAAGGCCTTCCTCCAAAAGTCTGGtgaaaaaatgtacatttatgtGTTTACTTAAAGTATTATATAATtcctgcattttcttcttttgtttttttcttagtcCACTTATCTCTACAGAACTATTCTGAACTTTTACAATTAGGAGAAAGAAAACCCACAAGCCATAAATGTTTGATGATATTCTTACCTTCCAGTTCATGCTGGACCAACTGGGGCTCCACTCCTGGTTGTGTGGGCCACGCAGACAAAGGAGGAGCGGGAACCTGCTTGGGACAGGTCCCACTGTTCTGATGGGGATGAGAAGAAACAGGTCAATTTGAGTTTTCTAGACAGACCGCCTTAGGAAGACTTTTCTCTGATGGGGAGAGAGGGCCCTTGAGCCAAGACAGCAAGCTCTGCAGAGAGAAGGGTTAGGCCACCCCAACTAGCGAGACAGCCTCGGCTCTTGCTGAGCAGAACGATCTCCTTGGCTGCTCTTGACCGGGGAAGGGAGCACAGCCAAGCAGAGGTGTTGGCCCCGCTCCTAAGGGAAAGCGTGCTCCCACTCCATTCATCTGTGGACAA
The sequence above is a segment of the Bos mutus isolate GX-2022 chromosome 1, NWIPB_WYAK_1.1, whole genome shotgun sequence genome. Coding sequences within it:
- the SMIM11 gene encoding small integral membrane protein 11, encoding MNWKVLEHFPLLLYILAAKTLILCLAFAGVKVYQRKRLEAKQQKVEAEKRKQAEKKES